The Bacillus vallismortis genome window below encodes:
- a CDS encoding flavodoxin, whose translation MAKALITYASMSGNTEDIAAVIRDTFQEYELDIDCIEIDDADVSALTSYDYVLIGTYTWGDGDLPYEAEDFFEEVKQLQLNGLKTACFGSGDYSYPKFCEAVNLFSAMLQEAGAAVYQETLKVELAPETEEDVESCRAFARGFLAWADYLNKEKIHVS comes from the coding sequence ATGGCTAAAGCCTTGATTACATATGCCAGTATGTCAGGAAATACAGAAGACATTGCGGCTGTTATAAGAGATACATTTCAGGAATATGAGTTGGACATTGACTGCATCGAGATAGATGACGCGGATGTATCTGCTCTGACCTCCTATGATTACGTGCTGATTGGCACCTATACATGGGGAGACGGCGATTTGCCTTACGAAGCGGAGGACTTTTTTGAAGAGGTCAAACAGCTTCAGCTTAATGGCTTAAAAACAGCCTGCTTCGGATCTGGCGATTATTCTTATCCAAAGTTTTGTGAGGCGGTTAATTTGTTTAGTGCCATGCTGCAAGAGGCGGGGGCTGCTGTTTATCAGGAAACTTTGAAAGTCGAACTGGCGCCTGAAACAGAGGAGGATGTGGAAAGCTGCCGAGCGTTTGCGAGAGGTTTTCTTGCATGGGCAGATTATTTGAACAAGGAAAAAATCCATGTTTCATAA
- the cbpB gene encoding cyclic-di-AMP-binding protein CbpB: MISLQSDQLLEATVGQFMIEADKVAHVQVGNNLEHALLVLTKTGYTAIPVLDASYRLHGLIGTNMIMNSIFGLERIEFEKLDQITVEEVMLTDIPRLHINDPIMKGFSMVINNGFVCVENDEQVFEGIFTRRVVLKELNKHIRSLNK; the protein is encoded by the coding sequence ATGATAAGCTTACAATCAGACCAGCTTCTTGAGGCAACAGTCGGACAATTTATGATTGAGGCGGACAAAGTAGCGCACGTTCAAGTCGGCAACAACCTTGAGCACGCGTTATTAGTGTTGACAAAAACCGGATACACAGCCATCCCGGTTCTAGATGCTTCCTATCGTTTACATGGTTTAATCGGTACAAATATGATTATGAACAGCATTTTTGGGCTTGAGCGAATTGAGTTTGAAAAGCTTGACCAGATTACGGTTGAGGAAGTTATGCTGACAGACATTCCGCGCCTCCATATAAATGATCCAATTATGAAGGGATTCAGCATGGTCATTAATAACGGATTTGTCTGTGTTGAAAATGATGAACAGGTGTTTGAAGGGATTTTCACGAGAAGAGTGGTATTAAAGGAGTTAAATAAACACATACGATCATTGAATAAGTAG
- a CDS encoding MFS transporter, translating to MDIFKNRNFVRLFFAALASQMGTTVGNMAFAFFLLDRFSSQPSYTTLAELMYSLPTVFVFLIVGVVADRFDRKKVAENCDWIRAGLTVVLFFTLFTGNIPLVFCILFVRSAVTKFFFPAENSLVQAILPKEHYAKAAGLNQMLFSIFMVFGVGIGAFMYNTIGIEGAIILDFVSFIISGLLIRSCRIPKEARQPNGAFSWRKASVKDSINDFREGILYISKNKLLASLIFGFFIFGFVNGGFAVLPMFTMKYGLAPDRYEWHTSVFTIALGFGLLAGSVIGTIISKKVKPHFLMSIPIFIAGLLIFVLGYTNVLWVYYAASFALGMCIGPVNIAIGGWMPKIVHPKLMGRVSGLQDPFMMFAQSLTLGLVALLFPKFVSNIDYLYYGMGVITLIVFIFYFVALPKYSAQAVEVNVQEAFQEQPKKKAKSV from the coding sequence ATGGATATATTTAAAAATCGTAATTTTGTTCGTCTATTTTTCGCAGCACTCGCTTCTCAAATGGGCACGACAGTAGGCAACATGGCATTTGCTTTTTTCTTGCTGGACCGCTTCAGCAGCCAACCTTCATATACGACCTTGGCAGAGCTGATGTATTCTCTCCCGACCGTATTTGTATTTCTGATCGTGGGAGTCGTCGCGGACCGGTTTGACAGAAAAAAGGTAGCGGAAAACTGCGATTGGATTAGAGCAGGCCTGACTGTCGTCCTTTTTTTCACTTTATTTACCGGCAATATTCCTCTTGTTTTCTGTATTTTATTTGTCAGAAGCGCTGTAACAAAGTTTTTCTTTCCGGCAGAAAACAGTTTGGTACAAGCCATTCTGCCGAAGGAGCATTATGCGAAAGCGGCTGGGCTTAATCAGATGCTTTTTAGTATTTTTATGGTGTTCGGAGTCGGAATAGGTGCTTTTATGTACAACACAATCGGCATTGAAGGCGCCATTATTCTCGATTTTGTCAGCTTTATCATTTCCGGGCTCCTGATCCGCAGCTGCCGAATTCCAAAGGAAGCCCGACAGCCAAATGGTGCATTCAGCTGGAGAAAAGCTTCTGTTAAAGATTCAATAAATGATTTTAGGGAAGGCATTCTCTATATTTCAAAAAACAAACTGCTGGCATCTCTGATTTTCGGCTTCTTCATTTTTGGATTTGTCAACGGGGGATTCGCCGTATTGCCGATGTTTACAATGAAATATGGATTGGCGCCTGACCGTTATGAATGGCATACGTCTGTATTTACGATCGCACTCGGTTTTGGGCTGCTGGCGGGAAGTGTTATCGGCACAATCATCTCAAAAAAAGTGAAACCTCACTTTTTAATGTCGATACCGATTTTCATTGCGGGTTTGTTGATTTTCGTCCTCGGCTATACAAATGTTTTATGGGTGTATTACGCGGCATCCTTTGCCCTGGGAATGTGCATCGGACCGGTCAACATTGCTATCGGAGGCTGGATGCCAAAGATTGTTCACCCTAAGCTGATGGGACGTGTAAGCGGCTTGCAGGACCCTTTTATGATGTTTGCACAGTCTCTGACACTCGGCTTAGTTGCGCTGTTATTCCCTAAGTTCGTTTCAAACATTGATTATCTTTATTACGGCATGGGCGTTATCACCTTGATTGTTTTTATTTTTTATTTTGTTGCACTGCCAAAATACAGTGCACAGGCTGTGGAAGTGAACGTTCAAGAAGCATTTCAAGAGCAGCCCAAAAAGAAAGCAAAATCTGTATAA
- the fadH gene encoding 2,4-dienoyl-CoA reductase, protein MEKKTVIITGGSSGMGKAMAKKQAELGWYVMVTGRNEEALEETKRDIETFEGQVACFQMDVRSDSAASDMMTEAIKTFGRLDALINNAAGNFICPAEKLTPNGWKAVIEIVLNGTFFCSQAAARHWIEQQQKGVILNMAATYAWGAGAGVVHSAAAKAGVLSLTRTLAVEWGSQYGIRTNAIAPGPIERTGGAEKLFESEKAMTRTMNSVPLGRLGTPEEIAALAAFLLSDEASYINGDCITMDGGQWLNPYPF, encoded by the coding sequence ATGGAAAAAAAGACGGTTATTATTACCGGCGGGTCAAGCGGCATGGGAAAAGCAATGGCAAAAAAACAGGCTGAATTAGGCTGGTACGTTATGGTGACAGGGAGGAACGAGGAAGCACTTGAGGAAACGAAACGAGACATTGAAACCTTTGAGGGACAGGTCGCCTGTTTTCAAATGGATGTCCGTTCTGATTCAGCCGCTTCAGACATGATGACAGAAGCGATAAAAACCTTTGGCCGGCTTGATGCGCTGATTAACAATGCGGCCGGAAATTTTATTTGCCCGGCAGAAAAGCTGACGCCAAATGGATGGAAAGCTGTTATTGAGATTGTTTTAAACGGCACATTCTTTTGCAGCCAAGCTGCAGCCAGACATTGGATCGAACAGCAGCAGAAGGGTGTCATTTTAAATATGGCCGCCACATACGCTTGGGGAGCGGGGGCGGGGGTCGTCCATTCCGCTGCAGCCAAAGCAGGGGTATTGTCACTGACAAGAACGCTGGCCGTGGAGTGGGGGAGCCAATACGGAATCCGCACAAACGCGATAGCCCCCGGTCCTATTGAACGAACAGGCGGTGCGGAGAAACTATTTGAATCGGAAAAAGCGATGACCCGTACCATGAACAGTGTACCACTCGGCCGGCTGGGCACACCGGAGGAAATCGCCGCTTTGGCTGCGTTTTTGCTTTCTGACGAAGCATCTTATATAAACGGGGATTGTATCACAATGGATGGAGGGCAATGGCTGAATCCTTATCCGTTTTAA
- a CDS encoding metallophosphoesterase, producing the protein MKKMSRRQFLKGTFGALAAGALAAGGGYGYARYLEPHMIETTEHTIKSSLIPHGFDGFKIVQFSDTHLSDSFTLEDLKTVIQSINEYKPDLIVFTGDIIDNPDTYQQHQAVIPLLRKLYAPFGKLCVYGNHDHGGYGTAVYKSLMTAGGFTVYRNGYETLSLADGSEIEIASLDDLMLGSPDYEGILSRLSDRLFSILLVHEPDAALKTTGYPVNLQLSGHTHGGQIQLPFYGPIITPPYGKVYTEGMYQTGSTHIYVNRGLGMTRLPLRFLAKPEITVFTLKSAN; encoded by the coding sequence ATGAAAAAGATGTCCAGAAGGCAATTTTTGAAAGGAACGTTCGGCGCTCTTGCTGCCGGGGCTTTAGCGGCCGGCGGCGGATACGGCTATGCCAGATATCTGGAGCCGCATATGATCGAGACAACCGAACACACAATCAAAAGCTCTCTCATCCCGCACGGATTTGACGGTTTTAAAATCGTGCAGTTTAGTGATACACACTTGAGTGATTCTTTTACTCTTGAAGATTTAAAGACTGTTATCCAGTCAATTAATGAATATAAACCTGATCTCATTGTGTTTACAGGTGATATCATCGATAATCCTGATACGTACCAGCAACATCAGGCAGTCATTCCATTACTGAGAAAACTATACGCGCCCTTTGGCAAGTTATGTGTTTACGGCAATCATGATCACGGAGGCTATGGAACTGCCGTTTACAAAAGCCTGATGACGGCCGGCGGTTTTACGGTATACCGCAATGGGTATGAAACATTGTCGCTTGCAGATGGCAGCGAAATCGAGATTGCGTCACTTGATGACTTAATGCTAGGAAGCCCGGACTATGAAGGCATCCTTTCAAGGCTAAGCGACAGACTTTTTTCTATTCTGCTCGTCCATGAGCCTGATGCAGCGTTAAAAACAACAGGCTATCCGGTGAATCTTCAGCTTTCCGGACATACACACGGCGGCCAGATTCAGCTTCCTTTTTACGGCCCGATTATTACGCCTCCTTATGGAAAGGTCTACACAGAGGGAATGTATCAAACAGGCAGCACTCATATTTACGTAAACCGAGGCCTCGGGATGACCAGACTGCCTTTGCGGTTTCTAGCCAAGCCTGAAATCACTGTCTTTACCTTAAAAAGCGCAAATTAA
- a CDS encoding ribonuclease H-like YkuK family protein has protein sequence MADSFLFYNLSEAQMTFQDVMERLKAFIRKDPRSSYVLSIGTDSQVYRDYTKFITALHLHRTGKGAWGCLKNHTVDRPIHSLREKISLETAYSQETAAYILDGHLMDITDLLLPFTGEGADLTFEVHLDIGKKGLTKELIQEMTGRITSMGIEAKIKPDSYTAFSYANRFTK, from the coding sequence ATGGCTGATTCTTTTCTGTTTTATAATCTTTCAGAAGCACAGATGACCTTTCAAGATGTGATGGAACGGCTTAAAGCCTTTATTCGAAAGGACCCCCGTTCCTCCTATGTGTTATCTATTGGAACTGATTCACAGGTTTACCGCGATTACACAAAGTTTATTACCGCATTGCATTTGCATCGTACAGGCAAGGGAGCTTGGGGCTGCTTGAAAAATCATACAGTCGACAGACCCATACATAGCCTTCGGGAGAAGATTTCGTTAGAAACGGCGTACAGCCAAGAAACGGCCGCTTATATTCTTGATGGACACTTAATGGATATTACCGATCTGCTCCTGCCCTTTACCGGTGAGGGAGCGGATCTTACCTTTGAGGTCCACTTGGATATTGGGAAAAAAGGGCTTACAAAAGAACTGATTCAAGAAATGACAGGACGCATCACTTCCATGGGGATAGAGGCAAAAATTAAACCGGATTCATACACTGCCTTCAGCTATGCAAATCGTTTCACAAAATAA
- a CDS encoding EAL-associated domain-containing protein, whose product MLDPLDILTNIDDVLPYYQAIFSAEEQKIIGYEVLGRILADSEIQSLGPFFLDAGIPEEYKLEVDNRIIRQALDCFLEADSDLLIFMNQDANLLMLDHGESFLELLKEYEAKGIELHRFVLEITEHNFEGDMEQLYHMLAYYRTYGIKIAVDNIGKESSNLDRIALLSPDLLKIDLQALKVSQPSPSYEHVLYSISLLARKIGAALLFEDIEANFQLQYAWRNGGRYFQGYYLLSPSEKFLERDVLKRRLKTEFHQFITHEKKKLETVHEHSEQFYKRVHQAVTSLRKNNLSSDDDFIKKLAEELTDCSFRIYMCDEEGDQLTGNVFKQDGEWIYQPEYAEKNWSWRPYFLENIMRMRNLRKGFFSDLYSDLETGEMIRTFSYPMDHQMYLFIDLPYSYLYEQDGLI is encoded by the coding sequence ATGTTGGATCCACTTGATATTTTAACGAACATTGATGATGTCCTTCCATATTACCAGGCGATTTTCAGTGCCGAGGAACAGAAGATCATCGGATATGAGGTGCTTGGACGAATTCTGGCAGATTCGGAAATCCAAAGTCTCGGTCCCTTCTTTTTAGACGCTGGGATACCCGAAGAATATAAATTAGAGGTTGATAACAGAATTATCCGCCAAGCTCTTGACTGCTTTTTAGAGGCGGATTCTGATCTGCTGATTTTTATGAATCAGGATGCCAATCTGCTGATGCTTGATCATGGTGAAAGCTTTCTGGAGCTTTTGAAAGAGTATGAAGCAAAGGGAATCGAACTTCATCGTTTTGTGCTTGAAATTACGGAGCACAATTTTGAAGGGGATATGGAACAGCTCTACCATATGCTTGCCTACTATCGTACATACGGAATTAAAATCGCAGTTGATAACATCGGGAAAGAAAGCAGCAACCTGGACAGAATCGCACTGCTTTCACCAGATCTGTTAAAAATCGATTTGCAGGCGCTGAAAGTATCACAGCCGTCACCGTCATATGAGCATGTGCTGTACAGTATATCTTTATTAGCGAGAAAAATCGGTGCGGCGCTGCTGTTTGAAGACATTGAAGCGAACTTCCAGCTTCAGTACGCTTGGAGAAACGGAGGCCGCTATTTTCAGGGGTATTACTTGTTGTCTCCATCTGAAAAGTTTCTAGAGAGAGATGTATTGAAGCGAAGACTTAAGACTGAATTTCACCAATTTATTACACATGAGAAAAAGAAGCTTGAAACCGTCCATGAGCACTCTGAACAGTTTTACAAACGAGTGCATCAAGCTGTGACATCTTTAAGAAAAAACAATCTGTCTTCTGATGATGACTTTATTAAAAAGCTGGCGGAAGAGCTGACAGATTGCAGCTTTAGAATTTACATGTGTGATGAAGAAGGCGATCAGCTGACGGGAAATGTGTTTAAACAAGATGGAGAATGGATTTACCAGCCGGAATACGCGGAAAAGAATTGGAGCTGGCGTCCTTATTTTCTGGAGAACATTATGAGAATGAGAAATCTCAGAAAAGGGTTTTTCAGTGATCTGTACAGTGATTTGGAAACAGGTGAAATGATCAGAACGTTTTCGTATCCGATGGATCATCAGATGTATTTATTTATAGACTTGCCCTATTCTTATTTATATGAGCAGGATGGGTTGATTTAA
- a CDS encoding L,D-transpeptidase family protein — translation MLTYQVKQGETLNSIAADFRISAAALLKANPSLQAGLTAGQSIAIPGLPDPNTIPYHISVSIGAKTLTLFQNDQTIKTYPIAVGKILTQTPTGEFYIINRQRNPGGPFGAYWLSLSKQHYGIHGTNNPSSIGKAVSKGCIRMHNKDVIELASIVPNGTRVTINR, via the coding sequence CTGCTTACGTACCAAGTAAAGCAAGGTGAAACACTAAACAGCATCGCGGCTGATTTCAGAATCAGCGCCGCTGCATTGCTCAAGGCTAATCCGTCACTGCAGGCAGGGCTCACTGCGGGACAGTCCATTGCCATCCCCGGGCTGCCGGACCCTAATACGATTCCATATCATATATCAGTCTCAATCGGTGCGAAGACCCTTACGCTCTTCCAGAATGATCAAACAATCAAAACCTATCCGATTGCGGTCGGTAAAATACTGACCCAAACACCGACTGGCGAGTTTTATATTATTAATCGGCAGCGTAATCCCGGCGGCCCATTCGGCGCCTATTGGCTAAGCCTTTCTAAGCAGCACTACGGAATACACGGGACGAATAATCCCTCTTCGATTGGCAAGGCTGTCTCTAAAGGCTGCATTCGCATGCATAACAAAGACGTGATCGAACTCGCTTCAATTGTGCCAAACGGAACAAGAGTCACCATTAACCGGTAA
- the ccpC gene encoding transcriptional regulator CcpC, which yields MQLQELHMLVVLAEELNMRKAADRLFVSQPALSQRLQTIEKAWGTKIFLRSQKGLTVTPAGEKIIQFANDATLEQERIRENIDELEGEIHGTLKLAVASIIGQHWLPKVLKTYVEKYPNAKVSLITGWSSEMLKSLYEDQVHIGIIRGNPEWKGRKDYLMTDHLYLVDTEISCIEDIAHTERPFIQFKSDSTYFQEIQHWWHQKFKTSPKQTILVDQIETCKQMALHGIGYAILPSVTLQNEDKVNKMPLLDTKEHPIGRDTWLLGYEPAFELKQVQAFVQVIKDMLDQENPF from the coding sequence ATGCAGCTTCAAGAGCTTCATATGCTCGTAGTTTTAGCTGAGGAGTTAAATATGAGAAAGGCGGCGGATCGGCTTTTTGTATCTCAGCCGGCTTTATCTCAGCGTTTACAAACGATTGAAAAGGCGTGGGGCACAAAAATCTTTTTACGGTCTCAAAAAGGATTAACGGTAACCCCAGCCGGTGAGAAAATCATTCAGTTTGCGAATGATGCAACGTTAGAGCAGGAAAGAATAAGAGAAAATATTGATGAGCTCGAAGGTGAAATTCACGGCACATTGAAGCTTGCTGTCGCCTCGATAATCGGCCAGCATTGGCTCCCTAAAGTCCTGAAGACGTATGTGGAAAAGTACCCGAACGCAAAGGTCTCGCTTATTACCGGCTGGAGCAGCGAAATGCTGAAAAGTTTATATGAGGATCAGGTTCATATCGGCATTATAAGAGGAAACCCTGAGTGGAAGGGCCGTAAAGATTACTTAATGACAGATCACCTGTATTTAGTGGACACTGAAATTTCCTGCATCGAAGATATTGCCCATACAGAACGGCCGTTTATCCAGTTTAAAAGTGACAGCACTTATTTTCAGGAAATTCAGCACTGGTGGCATCAAAAATTTAAAACGTCGCCAAAACAGACGATATTGGTTGATCAGATTGAAACGTGCAAACAGATGGCGCTGCATGGAATCGGTTATGCCATTTTGCCGTCAGTTACTCTTCAAAACGAAGATAAAGTCAATAAAATGCCTCTGTTAGACACAAAAGAGCATCCGATTGGGCGGGATACATGGCTATTAGGCTATGAACCTGCCTTTGAGCTGAAGCAAGTTCAAGCTTTTGTTCAAGTCATAAAGGATATGTTGGATCAAGAAAATCCATTTTAA
- the abbA gene encoding AbrB antirepressor AbbA, with translation MRMSLIGERFTEEEQKLLLNILINHEYAIELLSSEINDIETGTKNVDGTTYKKLVTLYDRFRFEN, from the coding sequence TTGCGAATGAGTCTTATCGGTGAACGATTTACAGAAGAAGAACAAAAACTTCTGCTGAATATCCTGATCAACCATGAGTATGCTATCGAGCTTTTAAGCAGTGAGATCAACGATATAGAGACAGGAACCAAAAACGTTGACGGAACCACCTACAAAAAACTTGTAACACTATACGACCGATTTCGATTTGAAAATTAA
- a CDS encoding YkuJ family protein: MSQLMGIITRLQSLQETAEAANEPMQRYFEVNGEKICSVKYFEKNQTFELTVFQKGEKPNTYPFDNIDMVSIEIFELLQ; encoded by the coding sequence ATGTCACAATTAATGGGTATCATCACACGGCTGCAAAGTCTGCAAGAAACAGCGGAAGCGGCTAACGAGCCAATGCAGCGTTATTTCGAAGTAAATGGTGAGAAAATATGCAGTGTTAAATATTTCGAAAAAAATCAAACGTTTGAGCTGACGGTTTTCCAAAAAGGTGAAAAACCTAACACATATCCGTTTGATAATATCGACATGGTTTCCATCGAAATCTTTGAACTTCTTCAGTAA